The sequence below is a genomic window from Deltaproteobacteria bacterium.
ACCCAGCCGAGCGTCCCGGCGAGCTGCAACACCATCAGCAACACGACCAGCGCTTTGATCGCAGCGATCCCGATCTCAAGTGCCATATGCTCTCTGGTGCCGTCCGCGCACGCCGGTTCAATCGCGCGCGAGCCGCTCGATCAGTTCGAGCGTGCCTTCGGGAGTCAGGTTCTCCCAATAGTCGTCGTTGATCTGCATCATCGGCGCCGTGCCGCACGACGCCAGGCATTCGACTTCATCGAGCGAGAACTTCCCATCCGGCGTCGTCTGGCCCACGCCGATGCCGAGCCGGCGTTCGCACGCTTCAACGATGCGATCCGATCCACGCAGCGCACACGACAGGTTCGTACACACCTGCACGTGGTGCCTCCCCATCGGCTGCTTGTAGTACATCGTATAAAACGACGCGACGGACGCGACGAACGCCGGCGACTCGTTGATCAACGACGCCACGTACGCCAGTGTCTCATGACTCAGGTATCCGAACTCGCGCTGCGCTAGCCACAGCGTCGGCATGATCGCCGCCCGTTTGGTCGGGTAACGCGTGAGGTACGCTTCAAACTCTTGCCGCGCAGCGGCGGAAAACTCTACGGCCATAGTTGACGCTGGAAATTCGATTGATGGCAGAGCGCTAGCGATCGCACTCGCCCCCGATCATGTTGAGCATGCCGAAGGTCGGCACGATGTCGGAAATCATGCCGCCCTTGAGCAGCGACCCGAGAGCGCCCATGGCCAAGAAGCACGGTGGGCGAACGCGCACACGATACGGCCGCCCGCTGCCGTCGCTCACAACGTAGAATCCCAACTCGCCGTTGGCGCCTTCTACCGCTTGATAGGCCTCGCCGCGCGGCACCTTGATGCCTTCCATGATCAGCTTGAAATGATTCATCAAGCCCTCGATGTTACTGTACACGTCGCGCTTCTCCGGCAGCGTGATCCGCGGGTCGGTGATGCGGATCGGCCCGTCGGGCAGATTCTTGAGCGCCTGCTCGATGATGCGCATGCTCTGCTCCATCTCGGCCACGCGCACCAAGAAGCGATCGTAGTTGTCGCCGTTACTGCCCAGCGGCACTTCGAAATCGAAATGGTCGTAGCTCGAATACGGACGGGCTTTGCGGACATCGTAGTTGACCCCGGTCGAACGCAGCATCGGACCGGTGATGCCGTACG
It includes:
- a CDS encoding NAD(P)H-dependent oxidoreductase subunit E, whose product is MAVEFSAAARQEFEAYLTRYPTKRAAIMPTLWLAQREFGYLSHETLAYVASLINESPAFVASVASFYTMYYKQPMGRHHVQVCTNLSCALRGSDRIVEACERRLGIGVGQTTPDGKFSLDEVECLASCGTAPMMQINDDYWENLTPEGTLELIERLARD